The Thunnus maccoyii chromosome 15, fThuMac1.1, whole genome shotgun sequence DNA segment GTGAGCAAACAGATCAAGCATTCAGCACTGACCACGGCAGAGCTTGAGCAGATATTTACCATGCTAGTCTGGTAGTATCTTTGGTGGGAATAATAATTAGGGGTGCACTGATCCAACTTTTTCTCTACCAATATTGATACCACAACTCAGGCTATCTGCAGATACCAAATCCGATACCAGTGCTCTCTTTTCCCACAATTAAAAGTCAATGAGTAATCATTTTTATGCAAACTACCATGAAGCCAGGGATTGCTGTGGCTGAATGAACACAGCTAATAGCAGAAACCTTAATTTTACAATCACCCCTGACAAACAAACTGTATTAAATGTGGATCTTTAATCTCATGGGCGATACCAGATAAAATATTTATGCTACGAATGTGCATCCTGTACATTGTCCTATTGTGGTGTGCGGTAATGTCAGCGTCCTCCATTGATTAACACAATGATGGGAGGGCTGAATAACCAGGTCAGCTCTAATGTCTCCCTTTCTTTTGGTGCTGTGATACACCTCCTTTCTTGGCTTTGCTGAGGCCAGATGGCACCAGCATCAGGTGTCTTTGCTAATCTTCCTATGAGAAACAGCGGGACAGACACAGGAAAGGAGGGAGTAAGCAAGAGTTGTGGGCATGGGTTTGTCAACTATAGGCCATGTTTCCTTGTATTGTTAATCAGTGTAGTATCATGCATCAAATAATCAGACAAACTGATATAAGAGGGTGGTGGAGAATAAAGTCAGCAGTTGGAGACGGGAAGAGCCGGTGTATTGTTTTGTGGGAGTAGAGATCGACGTGACGGCATTCCTCTGAGTTGTTCAACTGAACAGCGAAATTGGGGGGGGGTAGGAGGTGACCAAAAAGGTGAAGATAAAGCTCTCCCTCTCCACTACTCTGATCCCATCATCCTCTTGTtagacaaaacagaaacatagcGGTGTCAGCCAGAGCGACGTCTTAGTTGGTGATCAGCAACAAAGGGAGTTGGTAGAATGTGAATTAGGTTAAGACGGAAATTAAGCAATGTTAACAGTGAAGTAGCAGTGCTCCCATTTAGTTATCAgtaatttttttattatcaattaatgtagtgattatattttattgaaatgtttagTTAATAAATGATCACAAATACTGATAAATGCCTTTCAAAAGTTACCAGAACCTAAAGTGATGTCTgacaatcattaaaaaaaacaatcacacatAACTGAAATGGAGAAAATCAAGCAGCTCTTTACATTGTGGGTATTTTGATATTCACAGAtatcatatttaaatgtttgatcaaaatttaaaaaaaataaatgattaaagcTGATCAACAAGGTCATTTTTAATGACAATGATAATTTCCTTCGTAGTCTGACTATGAAAAATCTGATGTTCTACAAAAACCACACTCAGACAGTAATAAGTAGAAAGAATTAAGAAATACTATACTTAAGCTGGTTAtcaccattaaaacatattgTTCCCTTTCCATGTTCCTAAAACTTTTAAGTAAAACACTGAGTTATGACATACTTATCAGTATGATTCTTTTGTGTTTTCGCAAAATGGCCAAGCTGGTTAATAAATCACATGATATCTACAGGTCCTGTCATATGACCAGAGAGAGATTTAACAGTTGCAACTGAGAAAACACAGgctggaggggtggggggtgggggggggggacttttTTGATGCCTCAGCAAGTGGTATTATAACCAGTGTTCCttgttctctgtttctcttctccctttctctgAGTTGAGCTCATCCAGTTCACAGTTTACATTAGCATGTTTTCAACGCTCAAACGTCATACTGACACTTAACCTAGGCCACAAATACACACGGTCTTCTAACAAACATATGATATATAGTAATTGTACACCactgtttattaacatttttagcaTTTGCACACGGGGGAGTGTTTGAGGCTGTCATTATTAGAAGTCTGCAAATAGGAACTAAGGAAGGCTATATGTGGACATATCCCTTTAAAACTAATTGCCACATATCTACTGAAGGCTAAAGGCTATAAAACAAGATTGTACATTAAGTATCAAAGGCTGACTGGCTGACTGATAGCTCACTCGCTCCTTTCCTTTACTGATCTACAGAGCTcgacaaaacataacaaaacaaaaaaacctctgCAAGATGTCACCGGCATCCAGCTATACATATATCAAAACCACTCAAGCATACTGAATGGGataaagcataaaaacaaaggACAGCACCTGCAACTGTCCTGTGTAACTATAACAGATCGGCTGGTCTGTCAAACGGTGTCTCGTCAAGACAAGAAGCGCACACAACCTCACAATATATGATGTTGAATTTGAGCGACAACACTGCCATCCACTGTCTTCGGGCAGGGTCATAATACACATCCCCACTATTATTCATATGACAATGCAATGTCAACAAGACTGTCACTTGAATTTCGTCCTCAAAAGCATGCTGAAACAGGCACTGCGCAAACAGGGATAGCAAACAAGACGGTAGCTACCTGGTTAGCTATCTGGCTAAAGCTAATCAACATGCACAGCCTGTTGTCCAACTTATGTAAGCTGGTTAGCTTTCTACTAACCGCTGCTCACTAGCATTAGCTTGGTGTTGCTACACTACAACATATTTAGACAGCTTTCCCTTAGTAAcgttaaaaaaataactttggtTAGACAAATAACTAGTTATCTAAGCAAACGCCTACTTGTGTTATCATAACAGACAAGTGACGCATACCTTGAAGATGGCTAATGCTTGAAAATGGATCAACAGCTAAATTGGGTAGCTAGCGTTACTTGCTAACTACCTGGCTTCAGGTGAAAAGAGAGAAGCTGACTTACACCTCCAGGATCCGGTCACCCTTCGCTATCCCGGCTCGGTCTGCCGCACCTCCGGGCAAAACAGCGCTGACATGCTGAAGGGGAGCGTACAGTTCCCCGTTGATGCTCCGAAGCTGTCCTCCTTCGCTAACTTGACCGCGAACGTTGAAACCGTAGCCCGATTCGGACTTGACAATCCTGACCATCCGTGGACCCGACGCTACCATAGCCGTGTTCTGGCCCGCGGTTCCCGCAGACAAACCGACAACCGGGCCGTTACGGGACGAAGAAGGGAGAGCCGACCGAGTTTCATCGCCTTCTACATCCGCCATCTTATCCACAGGCCCTACCCCCCTCCAGTCGGTGCTGTCTTCTAGCAAATTCAAAACAACACTCGAGCTCTGTCCGCGTTACCTCCACAGACCGACTCTGTTGTTGATAACCCGCCTCTCGGCAGCGTCAcgagacactgacacacaacgTGACCTCCCGGAGGCGTCACCGAAATTCTGGTCTGCTGTTCTGTTTGTATCAATGTAAAGTTATATATCACTTTAGTGTTTCACCATCCCTCCAGAAACGCtttaatatgtatataaaacactctactttgaataataatttgggtctgatatgatttttacacaaaaacctTCAATAATCTTcttaaaatcctttaaatgacatctactctttctccctcattaaaaattccagcatttataaatatgcaaatgtatatttgtttcagaagtttaactgctgaacacaaaatgtctcctactACTACAttgtaaagtccattttcaaTGTATGTCCACTttgaggcttcaagtttccacatcacactttgtgtaaattaaaaattggaccaggattggcttccaaattATTTGTGATGTCAAAAATCATGCCCcttaaaactggattttcaatgagcacagagaaactttcccctttAGGCAGCACACACATCATtatgcacagtgaaactcaaacatccagctgtaggaacaagaagaaaaacacatttttgagtggagggggactttaagatATTATTTGTTGACGTGAAAGTATGAGCAACAGATTTCTAGATTGTGCCACTAATTCCCTTATTATATGGAGCAATATTAACCAATAAAAACGTTGTGTTTGCACTTTTTTAAATGCAGTGCTTTTTCAAACTAAATATAAGATTATTTAAATAGCACATATATTTTaacaatgatatattttttatagaaatatacATTCTAACAGAAATGTAACTcaagttttatattaatatataggctataCTATGTTTATagtaatatacatttttatggaAATTTATTTAGAAAACCCCTCTGAGGACAATTTAATTTCTCTCCTCTTACATGTgtcttcattattattattaaaagtcttcttttttgacatgattttaaatttaaatttaatttcatgaTTAGTCTTAttataatttcattattttctcttaaaaagGTCTAGAGTATAGACAGTTATGTAAGCCCATAAAGTGCTAGCCTAGTGTTGTTTATCTAAAGGAGAGTTGGGATTCatcatgttaaatatttttatttgagacTTGGAAACCATGACAGATGAGTTAAAGGTGGTTTCACTGGTTGTCAAGTGCTTGTTTTAGTTTTGgtttaacagaaaataattttcaactgttttctcgggaaccctctctctctttctctctctctctttctcatttaaaattaaaacataaataaaacatttctgatgCCGAGCACTGATATCATTGTGCTTTGTATCAATGTTATCTTGTGCAATCCATCTACACTGCTGATGGACAACCGTGTGCAATAGAGGTGCTGGTTACTAACTTTGAAACTGGGAGCGAGAAGTAACCTTTGATGTCACCTGCTGTACTATTCGGTTGGAATGAAGACCTGCAGGTTGTCAGCCCTTCAGGCACATTATTACTCATTACTGACAAGAAGCATGTTGTTAAAAGTTTATTGGTGTTTGAGCTTATCACTGCTGGATGCTGGACCAGAGTCCAAAATATAAGCTGAAAGAACAAATGTGTACAGTAAAAGAAACTAATTACAGTTATTAAAGtaatatcagtatcagtgcCGCTTTGCAAAACTACTTTAAGTCTTATTCAAAATTCTACTTGAAAAATATGAGCGGAAAATGTGCTGACATGCCACAATGTTAAAACATACTTACATTTATGCGTGTGGTAATCCCTATATAGTTCAGGGCTATAACTATACATGCTATTCATCCACCCATCTACTTCTATCTTATACCTTTTCATGGCAGCCTGTTCTGACAGGAAGGGTCCAACCAGGTCAGGTCTCCAGTCTATCACAGGGCTAACACATACAGACAACTGCATTCACAGTCACACCTACAGGCAATTTAGAATTTCCAGTTCATCTAACCTGCATGTCTGTAGACAGTGTGAGGGAACTGGGGCACCCACAGGaaaaccacacatacacagaaaaacatgcagACCCTGCATAGAAAAGTTCCAACTGACCAGGTCAGATTTAAACCCTCAGCTGTGAGGCGTCAGCACCAATCGGTGAGCCATTGTATGGTAAATCATTAACTTATTGTCTTTTATATGGTGCATGTAAACCCTCATTCTGCAAGGTAGCCTACTTACTAAATAAACTCATCATATATGTGTAGTGGAgtctaaaaaaaatgcaaaaaaattcAGACAGTATCTTAAAACTACAAAATTACAGTGACGATTTTCTACATTTGCATGATACATGCAATATCAACATCCTTCTTGTCATAACTTGcagttgtattttttctttcccaaAGTTAATGCTGTAAAATTTAAGGAATGACAACCAAGTGTCAACAGAATTAAACCACTAACTGTGTTTTGGGCAAACATTACAGGTATCATGAGCTCACTTAAACTATGGTGCCTACGTGTCTGTGCAACTGTTATAAAATACTGGCAGAAATATTACAGCCATGCAGTAACACACAAATTGCGCAAGTCAAttgtttcaaagaaaaaaaaagtttattgcATTCTGTGACACAACAtagtttgttatttatttatttatttttagtgcCTTAAAGCAGTAGTAAATATTTTGTCCTTCAGAACAGCTGTCAAGGgacacacttttatttcacaaGGCAGGCGGCTCTTTTAGCTAACCCCAAGGTGGCGCTTGTAACcctattttttgtttgtgaagTACTCATGGCACATCTGAGTGAGGCAGGACACCAAGTTGACAAATTCACCAAAGTCCACGCTGTTGTCCTTGTTTGTGTCCAGGTCCTTGAAAATGCGGTCTAATGCTGCCTTGTCATTGGCTTTCTGCAGGTGAGAGAAGAATTTAACAAACATGTAGACTGACTATACACAAATTCCAGATATACACATTATTCAATTTTGTAGATGgttattttaaatcatgtgtaGGTTAGTTCTCAGCATGACCTTCATCATAATAAAGCATAGAAGAATAGTCACAACCAGAAAGTACTACAGGCTGTAATCATGTACAAACTCTATCAGAAGCATCACCATCCTCCATACAAAGCTTCATaatacacatgtacagtataccgGGGTACTCATGCATCCTACAAGGGTGGGATAttgagaggtcagaggtcactcaCGCTCAGAAGCTCCGACAATTCATTCTGAAGAAGCTCTTTCAGCTCTCCCTTACTCAGGGTGTATTTGTCCCCCTCTTTGCCAGAGTATTTATTGAAGGAGGTGATGAGGAGAGCCATAGCCTGCTGGACGTCAGACATGATGATTGCTGGTTTAAgtggacagaaagaaaagaaatagagTTAAATATGGACAAATTGAATTTTCCGTTATATCATCAGAGCATCTTGTGATGGAATGGGTTCAGGTCAGACTGGCCAAGTATTTTCCTTACATATCTTCATAATAATAAGTGAAGAAGTTGCtcacatgatgatgatgctctCATTTAAACCTGCTATGACTCCATCTAGTGGCAGAGTCAAGGTCTGTTAACGTCCACTGATGCACACTATAACGAATCATGTGGTGGTGTGGTCAAATTTGGAATGTTAACAA contains these protein-coding regions:
- the LOC121913116 gene encoding ictacalcin-like; protein product: MSDVQQAMALLITSFNKYSGKEGDKYTLSKGELKELLQNELSELLSKANDKAALDRIFKDLDTNKDNSVDFGEFVNLVSCLTQMCHEYFTNKK